One Anguilla rostrata isolate EN2019 chromosome 15, ASM1855537v3, whole genome shotgun sequence genomic window carries:
- the lats2 gene encoding serine/threonine-protein kinase LATS2: protein MRPKTFPAAPYVGNTRQRLQEIKEGLKQPAKLVSQALHGGPRAEGGRGGDPKGKDPAGRQQQLRPPQKFNNYQNALREIRKSLMPFANESGPASGSAHAGGDVNRQMLQDLVNAGCDQEMAVRALKQTGSRNIEAALEFISKMGYLDARNEQIVRVIKQTSPGKGGIPNSVDRGPALEGPSDAAMPPYHQMGAGAPLYEGPGYGVEAAYMGNPYDATYMMPSSSAQSAPLGRPPNMGPYPPAMSAQNPPGNPMFPPAAQQKAYPGNVEQAMMSYPVPSQPLQLQPPPPGGPGGPHYDYSRAPHLMEPSGYGVQRSSSFQNKMAPQPDNYVNMQGKGPLGQNGGGYPPNMYLSPHSHPRQSSPTSHQVHMLSRAPAGAGAMGPDFPDIPQALLTPSRASVNLDLYDHHWAPQGPVNPEGAPARQPQGPFRGEVRIPSRTNSFNNHQKVNVTVRQNMPAAVKQDPALGPPNTITAVTSPPIQQPVKSIRVMRPEPKTAVGPCHPGWLATQTQDVPDSHAYAADDAYALEPGEYCNPEPRCPPPPYPKTLLMTGASAEPMPLEGNAMCAELPPSRPLPEETLATDKAKGGKAEKVVKDKKQIQTSPVPVRKNARDEEKRESRIKSYSPFAFKFYMEQHVENIMKTYQQKLNRRLQLEQEMSKAGLSEAEQEQMRKMLYQKESNYNRLKRAKMDKSMFVKIKTLGIGAFGEVCLTRKVDTGALYAMKTLRKKDVLNRNQVAHVKAERDILAEADNEWVVRLYYSFQDRDCLYFVMDYIPGGDMMSLLIRMGTFAEELARFYVAELTLAIESVHRMGFIHRDIKPDNILIDLDGHIKLTDFGLCTGFRWTHNSKYYQKGSHIRQDSMEPSDFWDDVSNCRCGDRLMTLEQRATRQHQRCLAHSLVGTPNYIAPEVLLRKGYTQLCDWWSVGVILFEMLVGQPPFLASTPTETQIKVINWESTLQVPAQVQLSPEAVDFIGRLCCSAEERLGGNGADEIKAHPFFNQMDFSSNLRTQPAPYRPKISHPMDTSNFDPVAEDGAGAWSGSGDSARAWDALGSAHGKHPEHAFYEFTFRRFFDDNGCPFRYPKPPEPAPSPPSSSPPGPEEEQAEGCEPVYV, encoded by the exons ATGAGACCAAAGACCTTCCCTGCCGCCCCCTACGTGGGGAACACCCGCCAGCGGCTGCAGGAGATCAAAGAGGGGCTGAAGCAGCCGGCCAAGCTGGTGAGCCAGGCCCTGCACGGCGGTCcgcgggcggagggggggcgcgGCGGGGACCCCAAGGGCAAGGACCCCGCCGgccggcagcagcagctgcgGCCGCCGCAGAAGTTCAACAACTACCAGAACGCCCTGCGCGAGATTCGCAAGTCCCTCATGCCCTTCGCCAACGAGTCGGGCCCCGCCTCCGGCTCTGCCCACGCCGGCGGGGACGTCAACCGGCAGATGCTGCAGGACCTGGTCAACGCCGGCTGCGACCAG gaaatggctgtgCGGGCCCTcaaacagacaggaagcaggaacaTCGAGGCAGCGCTGGAGTTCATCAGCAAGATGGGTTACCTGGACGCCCGCAACGAGCAGATCGTACGTGTCATCAAGCAAACCTCGCCCG GAAAAGGCGGCATACCAAACTCTGTGGACCGTGGACCAGCATTGGAGGGACCAAGCGATGCTGCTATGCCACCCTACCACCAGATGGGGGCAGGGGCACCTCTGTATGAGGGGCCTGGATATGGAGTTGAGGCTGCCTACATGGGCAACCCATATGATGCAACCTATATGATGCCCTCTTCCTCCGCCCAAAGTGCCCCGCTGGGCAGGCCCCCGAATATGGGCCCCTACCCCCCTGCCATGTCAGCTCAGAACCCCCCAGGGAACCCCATGTTCCCACCCGCCGCCCAGCAGAAGGCGTACCCGGGCAACGTGGAGCAGGCCATGATGAGCTATCCTGTACCCAGCCAGCCCCTGCAACTCCAGCCACCTCCACCAGGGGGACCCGGAGGGCCGCACTATGACTATAGTCGAGCGCCGCACCTGATGGAGCCGTCGGGTTACGGCGTCCAGAGGAGCTCCTCCTTCCAGAACAAGATGGCGCCGCAGCCTGATAACTATGTCAACATGCAGGGCAAAGGCCCCCTCGGGCAAAATGGCGGCGGGTACCCCCCCAACATGTACCTGtcaccccactcccacccccgaCAGTCCAGCCCAACCTCCCACCAGGTGCATATGCTCTCccgcgctcctgcaggtgcaggAGCTATGGGCCCCGACTTCCCTGATATCCCCCAAGCCCTGCTCACGCCCTCTAGGGCCAGTGTTAACCTGGACCTCTATGACCACCACTGGGCCCCACAGGGCCCGGTCAACCCTGAAGGGGCCCCTGCCAGGCAACCGCAAGGGCCCTTCAGGGGAGAGGTCCGCATACCCAGCAGGACCAACTCCTTCAACAACCACCAGAAGGTCAATGTCACCGTCAGGCAAAACATGCCCGCTGCTGTGAAGCAGGACCCTGCCCTGGGACCTCCAAACACCATCACCGCGGTGACGTCCCCGCCCATCCAGCAGCCCGTCAAGAGCATACGGGTGATGAGGCCAGAGCCCAAAACCGCCGTGGGGCCCTGTCACCCCGGCTGGCTGGCCACCCAGACGCAGGACGTGCCCGACTCCCACGCCTACGCAGCGGACGACGCCTACGCTCTGGAACCCGGCGAGTACTGCAACCCAGAGCCGCGCTGTCCGCCCCCGCCCTACCCCAAAACCTTGCTGATGACGGGGGCCAGTGCTGAACCCATGCCCCTGGAGGGGAACGCCATGTGTGCGGAGCTCCCGCCTTCCAGGCCCCTCCCCGAGGAGACCCTCGCCACGGACAAGGCCAAAGGCGGCAAAGCCGAGAAGGTCGTCAAGGACAAGAAGCAGATCCAGACGTCCCCGGTGCCGGTGAGGAAGAACGCGCGAGATGAGGAGAAGAGGGAGTCCCGCATCAAGAGCTACTCGCCCTTCGCCTtcaagttctacatggagcagcACGTGGAGAACATCATGAAGACCTACCAGCAGAAGCTGAACAGGaggctgcagctggagcaggagatgTCAAAg GCAGGGCTGTCTGAAGCCGAGCAGGAGCAGATGAGGAAGATGCTCTACCAGAAGGAGTCCAACTACAACCGCCTGAAGCGTGCCAAGATGGACAAGTCCATGTTCGTGAAGATCAAGACGCTGGGCATCGGGGCCTTCGGCGAGGTGTGCCTGACGCGCAAGGTGGACACGGGCGCGCTGTACGCCATGAAGACGCTGCGCAAGAAGGACGTGCTCAACCGCAACCAGGTGGCCCACGTCAAGGCCGAGCGGGACATCCTGGCCGAGGCCGACAACGAGTGGGTGGTGCGGCTCTACTACTCCTTCCAGGACCGCGACTGCCTGTACTTCGTCATGGACTACATCCCGGGCGGGGACATGATGAGCCTGCTCATCCGCATGGGCACCTTCGCCGAGGAGCTGGCCCGCTTCTACGTGGCGGAGCTCACCCTGGCCATCGAGAGCGTCCACAGGATGGGCTTCATCCACCGCGACATCAAGCCCGACAACATCCTCATCGACCTGGACGGACACATCAAGCTCACCGACTTCGGCCTCTGCACAGGCTTCCGCTGGACCCACAACTCCAAGTACTACCAGAAAG GGAGCCACATAAGGCAGGACAGCATGGAGCCCAGTGACTTCTGGGACGACGTGTCGAACTGTCGCTGCGGTGACCGGCTGATGACCCTGGAGCAGCGGGCGACCCGGCAGCACCAGCGCTGCCTGGCCCACTCCCTGGTGGGCACGCCCAACTACATCGCCCCCGAGGTGCTGTTGCGCAAAG GGTACACCCAGCTGTGCGACTGGTGGAGTGTTGGGGTGATCCTTTTCGAGATGCTGGTTGGACAGCCCCCGTTTCTGGCCTCTACTCCAACTGAGACACAGATTAAG GTGATAAACTGGGAGAGCACTCTGCAGGTGCCCGCGCAGGTGCAGCTTAGCCCCGAGGCCGTGGACTTCATCGGGCGTCTCTGCTGCTCGGCCGAGGAGAGGCTGGGGGGCAACGGGGCGGACGAGATCAAGGCCCACCCCTTTTTCAACCAGATGGACTTCTCCAGCAACCTGCGCACCCAGCCGGCCCCCTACCGGCCCAAGATCAGCCACCCCATGGACACCTCCAACTTCGACCCCGTGGCGGAGgacggggcgggggcgtggAGCGGCAGCGGGGACAGCGCCAGGGCCTGGGACGCGCTGGGCTCCGCCCACGGCAAGCACCCCGAGCACGCCTTCTACGAGTTCACCTTCCGCAGGTTCTTCGACGACAACGGCTGCCCCTTCCGCTACCCCAAGCCCCCCGAGCCGGCCCCgtccccccccagcagcagccccccGGGGCCGGAGGAAGAGCAGGCCGAGGGCTGCGAGCCCGTTTACGTGTAG